A single genomic interval of Penicillium psychrofluorescens genome assembly, chromosome: 2 harbors:
- a CDS encoding uncharacterized protein (ID:PFLUO_003073-T1.cds;~source:funannotate): MDSSMKSPAPGVLQLPQTTPAMQLAAFTPATFRQGMVELQPGTGFPHLTNRDPFMGKVADSCVQGRASRFKFGARAGEALVSPVQYGEIEPSVLRAANSVHGLLGIREVAKSSEDKKNLTFERRHRAFSVENIHNLPTLELATFFQNDEFPSVVGPDLADLPEHQKIYIAFKDCRDAKSAMDKIGRLQPEWRVTPLTAKEYAKAVYGHSHVGSVSDFDGQINAIIYHDPAHTGLDADGVSNTLRFILGHAGDIHTLRPQEVRHSHIHEFLVEFSSSQAAENAIRAFDCFMYQGCVLELNPHKPDLDRPRPRSGTSSFSRADVPYRRGGRARNVVTPTGHIPYTPAAFEDDNFGNSPSHRHGKHQAQIVNVENIRLGIDTRTTVMLRNIPNRMTQAILKRILDQTSFGKFDFMYLRMDFSNGCNVGYAFVNFPDPMDIVEFLDARAGRQWDLYSSDKIAEISYATFQGKAELVNKFRNSSVMLVESAYRPKIFAIGTGPQAGNEVEFPRPNDPVKLRRSIANSNNNGLYGPRPSSRRSAEAGGDRDGMITPSKRVDFEHRVGSNRSGHGGTWEMPLGRRGHSS, from the exons ATGGACAGCTCTATGAAGAGCCCAGCGCCTGGGGTGCTTCAGCTGCCACAGACAACTCCAGCTATGCAGCTGGCAGCTTTTACCCCGGCCACCTTCCGCCAGGGGATGGTGGAGCTCCAGCCTGGAACTGGGTTCCCACACCT AACTAATCGGGACCCTTTCATGGGCAAGGTTGCGGACTCCTGTGTTCAGGGCCGAGCTTCGCGCTTCAAGTTCGGAGCGCGGGCTGGGGAGGCCTTGGTTTCTCCGGTTCAATACGGCGAAATCGAGCCTTCTGTTCTGCGGGCGGCAAACTCCGTGCATGGGCTTCTTGGGATTCGAGAGGTTGCCAAATCCTccgaggacaagaagaatctGACCTTCGAACGCCGCCACCGCGCTTTTTCGGTGGAAAATATCCACAACTTGCCAACCTTGGAGCTGGCAACTTTTTTTCAG AATGACGAGTTTCCTTCTGTGGTCGGACCAGACCTTGCAGATCTTCCGGAACACCAGAAGATTTACATTGCCTTCAAGGACTGCCGTGATGCGAAGAGTGCCATGGACAAGATTGGGCGCCTGCAGCCGGAGTGGCGTGTGACCCCTCTGACCGCGAAGGAGTACGCCAAAGCTGTTTATGGACACTCCCACGTTGGTTCCGTGTCTGACTTTGATGGTCAAatcaacgccatcatctATCATGATCCAGCGCACACCGGCCTGGATGCTGATGGTGTTTCTAACACTCTCCGATTTATCCTTGGACATGCTGGGGATATCCATACGCTCCGACCTCAGGAGGTTCGGCACTCGCACATTCATGAGTTCTTGGTGGAGTTTTCCAGTTCTCAGGCGGCAGAGAATGCAATTCGGGCGTTCGATTGTTTCATGTACCAG GGATGCGTTCTCGAATTGAACCCTCACAAACCGGACCTTgatcgccctcgccctcgctcTGGGACGAGCTCATTCTCTCGCGCTGACGTTCCCTACCGCCGTGGCGGTCGCGCTCGCAATGTGGTTACTCCAACTGGCCACATCCCATACACGCCTGCGGCGTTCGAGGATGACAACTTCGGAAACTCTCCATCGCACCGACACGGCAAGCACCAGGCTCAGATCGTCAATGTTGAGAACATTCGCCTTGGGATTGACACCAGAACTACT GTAATGCTCCGGAATATTCCTAACAGGATGACCCAG GCAATTCTGAAGCGTATTCTGGACCAGACTTCCTTCGGGAAGTTCGATTTCATGTACCTGCGCATGG ATTTCAGCAATGGTTGCAA CGTTGGTTATGCGTTTGTCAATTTCCCAGAC CCCATGGACATCGTGGAG TTCCTGGACGCCCGGGCGGGCCGACAGTG GGATCTCTATTCCAGCGACAAGATTGCTGAAATCAGCTACGCAA CCTTCCAGGGCAAGGCGGAGCTGGTGAACAAGTTCCGCAACAGCTCAGTCATGCTGGTCGAGTCTGCTTATCGTCCGAAG ATTTTTGCTATTGGAACGGGGCCCCAGGCGGGCAACGAGGTTGAATTCCCTCGTCCGAACGATCCAGTTAAGCTTCGACGCAGTATTGCCAACTCGAACAACAACG GCCTGTACGGCCCTCGCCCCTCGTCCCGTCGCTCAGCTGAAGCTGGTGGCGACCGTGACGGCATGATCACTCCTTCAAAGCGAGTCGACTTTGAGCATCGCGTTGGTTCTAATCGCTCCGGACACGGAGGAACTTGGGAGATGCCCCTGGGCCGTCGCGGACATAGTTCCTGA
- a CDS encoding uncharacterized protein (ID:PFLUO_003074-T1.cds;~source:funannotate), which produces MDATEIRTVHSMLHLVFHRNKNQHQRAKWWKWLSLLKHATLDLAQSLDGARLSAVESHRQHLATHLTPRCYLAFSTVVADNQFSALGIVLMATLARLVKAAGINLGRPTAIRMKKSLQKMTTITPVEDFGERIRRGDDNQGQAASRAPSDPRIDGQRESAESTDGPTKRTTKTKTKTKKRKNAIDDLFSGLL; this is translated from the exons ATGGACGCCACGGAGATCCGCACGGTGCATTCGATGCTGCATTTAGTTTTTCATCGCAATAAGAACCAGCATCAGCGCGCCAAGTGGTGGAAGTGGCTGTCGCTTTTAAAGCACGCCACCCTAGATCTGGCCCAATCGCTCGATGGAGCGCGTCTCAGTGCAGTCGAATCTCACCGCCAGCATCTGGCTACGCATTTGACTCCGAGATGCTATCT TGCCTTCTCCACCGTTGTGGCCGACAATCAGTTCTCTGCACTCGGTATCGTGCTAATGGCTACTCTAGCGCGCCTTGTGAAGGCGGCGGGGATCAATTTGGGACGGCCTACAGCGAtacggatgaagaagagcctCCAAAAGATGACTACCATTACACCTGTTGAGGATTTTGGTGAGCGGATTCGCCGTGGGGATGACAACCAGGGACAAGCTGCGAGTCGCGCGCCCAGCGATCCCAGAATTGACGGACAAAGGGAATCGGCTGAGTCTACCGATGGCCCTACAAAAAGGACGACCAAGACGAAGACCAAAACTAAGAAACGGAAGAACGCCATCGATGACTTGTTCAGTGGTCTATTATAA
- a CDS encoding uncharacterized protein (ID:PFLUO_003075-T1.cds;~source:funannotate) yields the protein MAAFPSRWTTLVANLLVPLGLLAFSSGFFPYKPLLPGLAKWEDDAPPAAPFDKVIFMVVDALRSDFVYANDSGFLFTQSLIRSGAALPFTAHASSPTVTMPRLKAMTTGSVPSFLDVILNIAESDTSSTLAFQDTWLAQLKARGDRLVMYGDDTWLKLFPGMFDRADGTTSFFVSDFTEVDHNVTRHVPRELAESDWSALIMHYLGLDHIGHKSGPRSPFMLGKQHEMDIIVAEIYEAMQQKPHLQSTLFVLCGDHGMNDAGNHGGSSAGETSPALLFISPKLETLGSRAESPVEAFADLQYYRTVEQADITPTLSGLLGLPIPLNNLGVFIPELLEMWDHGSQKLDVLSRNAKQLLNTVKATFPGYTFDAKDTASSCSSGADSGIQGAQCAWSRAQLLLQSNADTSDSHTMIESALMQFSKIAQEVMSSTASNYDVSRLSLGLLTVAVAALLVLPATYVVCARSKHPGGFLVFLIVGYGLMMFASSYVEEEQQFWYWMCSGWFFYLHIRPKSSRARSSWMAQCAGPGLLLCQRFLRRWNQTGQKFAAEPDIARTFLPQHPNVLWSLVILTYADSCVHLLWRVPRSILARLGAIILVVLAFGFKLNFVASDSPELLEGSFLSSVVAAYPTGLSLVLHARLVFFGLACLVLSALFSRDPTGSAQAPNKLLHEPLSLLLMTQSRAANIPLFLVFRIQVVLLSSFTLTELEVTITTLIAQYMTFFAFGGSNAISSVDLSNAYNGIGSYSVLLVGVLTFVGNWAGPIWWVSASHLLRPDEAPVARQDHAALLTFHVAMSVISVMAACTALRTHLFIWTVFSPKFLYTMAWATVNHIAVNLVGGAGLAHLRSK from the exons ATGGCGGCCTTTCCCAGCCGCTGGACCACTCTGGTCGCCAATCTCCTGGTGCCTCTGggcctcctcgccttctcctccggcTTCTTCCCCTACAAGCCACTCTTGCCCGGTCTAGCCAAGTGGGAAGACGATGCGCCTCCCGCAGCGCCATTTGACAAGGTCATTttcatggtggtggatgcATTGCGAAG TGACTTTGTCTACGCCAATGACTCCGGGTTCTTGTTTACGCAGAG TTTGATCCGATCTGGCGCTGCGCTGCCATTCACAGCTCATGCGAGCTCGCCGACAGTCACCATGCCTCGTCTAAAGGCCATGACCACCGGCTCTGTGCCCTCGTTCCTCGAcgtcatcctcaacatcgccGAGTCGGATACCTCGTCGACCCTCGCATTTCAAGATACCTGGTTGGCCCAGTTGAAGGCGAGGGGGGACCGTCTGGTCATGTACGGAGATGATACCTGGCTGAAGCTCTTTCCAGGCATGTTTGACCGTGCCGATGGGACAACCAGCTTCTTCGTGTCG GATTTCACCGAAGTAGACCATAATGTGACCCGTCATGTCCCCCGCGAGCTGGCAGAGAGTGACTGGTCCGCCCTGATCATGCATTATTTGGGCCTGGATCATATTGGGCACAAATCAGGGCCCCGAAG TCCCTTTATGCTCGGGAAACAACACGAGATGGACATCATCGTGGCCGAAATCTATGAAGCAATGCAACAGAAACCGCACCTTCAGTCCACGTTGTTCGTCCTGTGCGGCGATCACGGCATGAACGACGCTGGAAACCATGGTGGATCATCGGCAGGCGAAACATCACCGGCGTTGCTATTCATCTCGCCCAAGCTCGAAACCCTGGGGTCCCGTGCTGAAAGCCCGGTGGAGGCATTCGCCGATCTACAGTACTACCGGACGGTCGAGCAAGCGGATATCACCCCGACGCTTTCagggcttcttgggcttccAATCCCCTTGAATAACCTGGGGGTGTTCATCCCAGAGCTTCTAGAGATGTGGGATCACG GATCTCAAAAGCTTGACGTCTTGTCTCGAAATGCGAAGCAACTATTGAACACGGTGAAGGCCACCTTCCCCGGCTACACGTTTGATGCCAAAGACACCGCATCAAGCTGTTCCTCTGGGGCTGATTCGGGCATCCAAGGCGCGCAATGCGCTTGGTCTCGAGCCCAGCTGCTGCTACAGAGTAACGCGGATACCAGTGATTCGCATACAATGATCGAATCGGCTTTAATGCAGTTCTCAAAGATTGCCCAGGAGGTAATGAGCAGCACAGCCAGCAATTATGACGTCTCCCGGCTCTCTCTCGGCCTCTTGACCGTGGCGGTCGCGGCGCTGCTCGTTCTTCCGGCCACATATGTCGTGTGTGCGCGCTCGAAGCACCCCGGGGGGTTTTTGGTGTTTCTTATCGTAGGCTACGGACTAATGATGTTTGCCAGCAGTTAtgtggaggaagaacagcaaTTCTGGTATTGGATGTGTTCCGGCTGGTTTTTCTATTTACACATCCGGCCCAAGTCAAGCCGGGCAAGGTCATCCTGGATGGCCCAGTGTGCTGGGCCGGGACTTCTTCTCTGCCAACGGTTTTTGAGACGGTGGAATCAAACTGGACAGAAATTCGCTGCCGAGCCAGACATCGCTCGAACCTTCCTCCCGCAGCATCCCAATGTTTTGTGGAGCTTGGTGATTCTCACGTACGCCGATTCGTGTGTCCATCTCCTGTGGCGTGTGCCGCGCTCCATCCTGGCACGGCTGGGCGCAATAATATTGGTCGTCCTGGCCTTTGGTTTCAAACTAAACTTTGTCGCATCTGACTCtcccgagctgctggagggtTCGTTCCTTTCCAGTGTTGTGGCGGCATATCCAACCGGCTTGTCGCTTGTGTTACACGCCCGACTCGTATTTTTTGGGCTGGCATGCTTGGTCCTGTCGGCGCTTTTCAGCCGAGATCCAACAGGATCTGCACAAGCCCCAAACAAGCTCCTTCATGAGCCTCTCTCGCTGCTCTTGATGACTCAATCCCGAGCCGCCAATATTCCCCTATTCCTCGTCTTCCGTATCCAAGtcgttcttctctcttccttcaCCCTTACTGAACTTGAAGTGACCATCACGACCCTGATCGCGCAGTACATGACCTTCTTTGCGTTCGGTGGCTCAAATGCCATATCTTCTGTCGACCTTTCAAATGCATATAATGGCATTGGCAGCTACAGCGTGCTTCTCGTCGGGGTCCTGACGTTCGTTGGCAATTGGGCTGGCCCAATCTGGTGGGTGTCCGccagccatcttcttcgtccggACGAAGCACCGGTTGCGCGGCAAGATCACGCCGCGCTGCTGACCTTCCATGTTGCCATGTCGGTGATCTCCGTCATGGCGGCCTGCACCGCCCTGCGAACccatctcttcatctggACCGTGTTTTCCCCCAAATTCCTATATACCATGGCCTGGGCCACGGTCAACCATATTGCGGTCAATTTGGTGGGGGGAGCAGGGCTCGCTCATCTGCGATCCAAATAA
- a CDS encoding uncharacterized protein (ID:PFLUO_003076-T1.cds;~source:funannotate) gives MAKSVRASVSKRNKAALRKTVFGPVVDARTERLAAKLQEIASQPRPERERADDDDQDAAAATKASQNGEEMDLDTASKDTKSKSKSGRVQKRNRRARPSIVFQKYSSKKGSKK, from the exons ATGGCAAAGAGTGTCCGAGCCAGCGtctccaagcgcaacaaGGCGGCCCTGCGCAAAACGGTCTTTGGTCCTGTCGTCGACGCCCGGACGGAGAGGTTGGCGGCCAAACTCCAAGAGATTGCTTCGCAGCCCCGGCCAGAACGTGAGAGGGCAGACG ATGATGATCAAGATGCGGCTGCCGCCACCAAGGCCTCGCAGAATGGCGAAG AGATGGACCTTGACACAGCGTCCAAGGACACCAAGAGCAAGTCCAAGTCCGGGCGTGTGCAGAAGCGCAACCGGCGCGCCCGACCGTCGATAGTGTTCCAAAAATATTCGTCCAAGAAGGGCTCGAAGAAATGA
- a CDS encoding uncharacterized protein (ID:PFLUO_003077-T1.cds;~source:funannotate), producing the protein MASSSLAPEISSLVPLIKTLTNQHLRDLCRSESLAVSGVKATLQLRLIDFLERCYNEDGFSVRLDALRRRIHNIVRPSASYYQYHPTPTPQPTSAQSQMSIPMLSQPYNPGRLLFKESPFYTILEPLTQVVECKIREQTRDSAELKVTLSQGTASRLQMDPNFRVMVFCAADSGLKPYTKSEIAFPHQVELKANLDEVKANLRGLKNKPGTTQPADVTNYIRKKPGYPNTIVMTYALTQKKFFVLANLVKQHPVEDLVAQLKSRKIISKEQVIREICSKSTSFESLQMDQYVDDILRSTSTDAEQVVVEPDGVWSAPDDTGPIQLGDGTPASDDDDLIEITEPGITVKKEPSMGPNISLEWTPAQSREASTPSSAARMSMSNKKRPAAAIIDLTGSDDDDESPVPPPKRTMMNVPVRALPQPSLPLPTSSPLNGRPYPPSYPPSI; encoded by the exons atggcctcctccAGCCTGGCGCCGGAGATCTCCAGTCTCGTGCCTCTGATTAAGACGCTGACCAACCAGCACCTCAGAGACCTGTGTCGGAGTGAGAGCCTAGCAGTGTCTGGGGTGAAGGCTACATTACAGCTGCGTCTCATTGATT TTCTCGAGCGGTGCTACAATGAAGACGGCTTCTCGGTCCGTCTCGATGCCTTGCGAAGACGCATTCACAATATCGTCAGGCCCTCTGCAAGCTACTACCAGTACCATCCTACCCCAACACCTCAACCGACATCGGCGCAGTCCCAAATGAGCATTCCCATGCTATCCCAGCCCTACAACCCGGGTCGCTTGCTCTTCAAGGAAAGCCCCTTTTACACAATCCTCGAACCACTCACGCAGGTGGTGGAATGCAAAATTCGCGAGCAGACGCGGGATAGTGCCGAGCTCAAAGTGACCCTATCTCAAGGCACCGCGTCCAGGCTGCAGATGGATCCCAATTTTCGGGTCATGGTGTTCTGTGCGGCGGACTCGGGCCTCAAACCGTACACCAAGTCCGAAATTGCATTCCCGCATCAGGTCGAGCTCAAGGCAAACCTCGATGAAGTCAAAGCCAACCTCCGAGGGCTGAAGAACAAGCCCGGAACCACACAGCCGGCCGATGTCACCAATTACATTCGCAAGAAGCCTGGTTATCCGAATACCATCGTTATGACTTATGCGTTGACACAAAAG AAGTTTTTCGTTCTCGCAAATCTGGTGAAACAACATCCCGTTGAAGACCTAGTGGCTCAACTGAAGTCACGAAAGATCATCTCAAAGGAACAGGTCATTCGTGAAA TCTGTTCCAAGTCGACCAGTTTCGAGTCCTTGCAGATGGATCA GTACGTCGATGACATTCTGCGATCGACCTCGACAGATGCGGAACAAGTGGTCGTAGAGCCAGACGGTGTTTGGTCTGCTCCTGACGACACCGGCCCGATCCAACTCGGCGACGGAACCCCGGCATCCGATGACGACGATCTCATTGAGATCACCGAACCGGGCATAACTGTGAAAAAGGAGCCCTCAATGGGGCCTAACATCTCACTGGAGTGGACTCCTGCCCAGTCGCGCGAGGCATCGACCCCGTCCTCCGCGGCGCGCATGTCCATGTCGAATAAGAAGCGCCCCGCGGCGGCGATCATCGACCTCACGGGCagtgacgacgatgatgagtCTCCTGTACCCCCACCCAAGCGAACCATGATGAATGTCCCGGTTCGGGCTTTGCCCCAACCGTCTTTGCCGCTCCCGACGAGCAGTCCGCTAAATGGAAGGCCTTATCCACCGTCGTATCCGCCGTCGATTTGA
- a CDS encoding uncharacterized protein (ID:PFLUO_003078-T1.cds;~source:funannotate) — MSLDSTSLLVSDPQARVLSSSCFDFLLIELVPMAERIAKKLVAEEKDADDEEVRETTFFRLESLGYRVGQGLAERFSRDRPRFTDNLDVIKFLCKDLWTVLFRKQVDNLKTNHRGVYVLTDSAFRPFARMSMAVRGDAISMAQAYLWFPCGIIRGALANLGINTTVQAETSDLPGATFQIKTVQSRP; from the exons ATGTCTCTCGACTCCACATCACTATTGGTCTCTGACCCGCAAGCCCGCGTCCTGAGCTCATCGTGCTTCGACTTCCTGCTCATCGAACTGGTTCCGATGGCTGAGCGTATAGCCAAGAAACTCGTGgccgaagaaaaagacgcggatgatgaagaggtTCGCGAGACGACCTTCTTTCGCCTGGAATCATTAGGCTATCGCGTTGGACAGGGCCTGGCAGAAAG GTTTTCCCGAGACCGTCCCCGCTTCACCGATAATTTGGATGTCATCAAGTTCCTCTGCAAGGACCTGTGGACGGTCTTGTTCCGAAAACAAGTGGATAATTTGAAAACAAACCATCGG GGGGTATACGTTCTGACGGACAGCGCGTTTCGACCGTTCGCCCGCATGAGCATGGCGGTGCGAGGCGATGCGATTTCCATGGCGCAAGCG TACTTGTGGTTCCCCTGTGGAATTATCCGGGGCGCGCTGGCTAACTTAGGCATCAACACCACCGTGCAGGCGGAGACATCGGACCTGCCAGGCGCGACGTTTCAGATCAAAACCGTCCAGTCCCGGCCATGA
- a CDS encoding uncharacterized protein (ID:PFLUO_003079-T1.cds;~source:funannotate) produces MVKAVVLGASGGIGQPLSLLLKTCPLIDELALYDVVNTPGVAADLSHISSVAKITGYLPKDDGLKHALTGADVVVIPAGIPRKPGMTRDDLFKVNASIVRDLVTGIAEFSPKAFTLVISNPVNSTVPIAAEVLKAAGVFDPKRLFGVTTLDVVRAETFTQEFSGQKDPSKATVPVIGGHSGETIVPLFSKVSPAFQIPADRYDALINRVQFGGDEVVKAKDGAGSATLSMALAGFRFAEAVIKATRGEKGIVEPTFVYLPGVAGGDEIAKATGVEFFSTPVELGPNGAEKAINILDGVTDKEKTLLEACIKGLKGNIEKGIEFIKNPPPK; encoded by the exons ATGGTCAAGGCTG TCGTTCTTGGTGCCTCCGGTGGCATTGGCCAG CCtctctcgctgctgctgaagacTTGCCCGCTCATCGATGAGCTCGCTCTGTACGATGTGGTCAACACCCCTGGTGTCGCCGCCGATCTCTCCCACATCTCCTCCGTGGCC AAAATCACCGGCTACCTGCCCAAAGACGATGGTCTGAAGCACGCCCTGACCGGGGCTGATGTCGTTGTCATCCCGGCCGGCATTCCTC GCAAGCCCGGTATGACCCGTGACGACCTGTTCAAGGTCAACGCGTCCATTGTCCGCGACCTGGTCACGGGTATCGCCGAATTCAGCCCCAAGGCCTTCACCCTGGTCATTTCCAACCCGGTCAACTCCACCGTCcccattgccgccgaggtACTCAAGGCCGCTGGTGTCTTCGACCCCAAGCGCCTGTTTGGTGTGACCACCCTGGACGTTGTTCGCGCCGAGACCTTCACCCAGGAATTCTCTGGCCAGAAGGACCCCTCCAAGGCCACCGTGCCCGTCATCGGCGGCCACTCCGGCGAGACCATCGTCCCGCTGTTTAGCAAGGTCTCCCCCGCTTTCCAGATCCCCGCTGACCGCTACGATGCTCTGATCAACC GTGTCCAGttcggtggtgatgaggttgTCAAGGCTAAGGATGGTGCCGGCTCTGCTACcctctccatggccttggctGGTTTCCG CTTCGCCGAGGCCGTGATCAAGGCCACTAGGGGCGAGAAGGGCATCGTCGAACCGACTTTCGTCTACCTGCCCGGTGTggccggcggcgacgagatcgccaaggcgaCCGGTGTGGAGTTCTTCTCTACCCCCGTGGAACTGGGC CCCAACggcgccgagaaggccatcaaCATCCTGGACGGTGTGAccgacaaggagaagacgCTCCTGGAGGCGTGCATCAAGGGCCTGAAGGGCAACATTGAGAAGGGCATCGAGTTCATCAAGAACCCTCCACCAAAGTAA
- a CDS encoding uncharacterized protein (ID:PFLUO_003080-T1.cds;~source:funannotate) encodes MATERANVSNDLIWQVTRNQNAYLVRRNTCGGSQLSRDPLNLLNKHSFKYAGYTNNKALGVQPAENGGLTVISKKPGNPQQPGKNEVAVTYGPNTSTRKIYKGVANKTAKNGYRADLREEAVARVSAVRRSQKAKKDAPAPKVRGAKARAAAENKE; translated from the exons ATGGCCACCGAAAGAGCAAACGTCTCCAACGACCTGATCTGGCAGGTCACCC GCAACCAGAATGCTTATCTGGTTCGGCGCAACACCTGCGGTGGTTCTCAGCTCTCGCGCGACCCCCTCAACCTGCTGAACAAGCACTCGTTCAAG TATGCTGGCTACACTAACAACAAG GCCCTCGGTGTCCAGCCTGCTGAGAACGGTGGTCTCACCGTcatctccaagaagcccgGCAACCCCCAGCAGCCCGGCAAGAACGAGGTCGCCGTGACCTACGGTCCTAACACCTCCACCCGAAA GATCTACAAGGGTGTTGCCAACAAGACCGCTAAGAACGGCTACCGTGCTGACCTCCGCGAGGAGGCCGTTGCCCGCGTGAGCGCCGTCCGTCGCTCgcagaaggccaagaaggatgcTCCCGCGCCCAAGGTCCGTGGTGCCAAGGCCCGGGCCGCGGCAGAGAACAAGGAGTAA
- a CDS encoding uncharacterized protein (ID:PFLUO_003081-T1.cds;~source:funannotate), producing the protein MSYHIFFFLLFSVIICGTALYLTRARWVPLLPVPDYIYHRLPSSFTADLEAGLSSSQFDIGANVTGGDSRAGLDARGKREVQRIMKNRKVDFDEARRIYTEQRFAKNNIGPDGRPRDPKFVSFS; encoded by the exons atgtcctACCatatcttcttcttccttctcttctccgtcaTTATCTGTGGCACGG CCCTCTATCTCACTCGCGCACGATGGGTCCCTCTGCTGCCTGTTCCCGACTACATCTACCACCGCCTCCCCTCGAGCTTCACGGCAGACCTGGAAGCCGGCCTGAGCTCCTCGCAGTTTGATATTGGCGCCAACGTGACCGGCGGAGACTCACGAGCGGGTTTGGATGCGCGAGGAAAGCGTGAAGTCCAGAGGATCATGAAGAATCGCAAAGTCGACTTTGACGAAGCCCGCCGCATCTATACCGAGCAGCGCTTTGCAAAGAACAATATCGGGCCTGATGGCCGGCCCCGGGACCCGAAGTTTGTGTCTTTCTCGTAA
- a CDS encoding uncharacterized protein (ID:PFLUO_003082-T1.cds;~source:funannotate): MSGARHWEQDKEATVYIGNLDERVSDSLVWELMLQAGRIVNVHLPKDRVTQLHQGYGFVEFISEEDAEYASRTMNGIRLYGKPIRVNKASADKQKSVEIGAELFVGNLDPMVSEQVLYDTFSRFGNLLNLPKIARDDNNLSKGYGFVSFADFESSDMAIANMNGQYLMNKQCSVQYAYKKDGKGERHGDEAERMLATQARKHNVRPPTQQVPPPQFGAPPAPVMANGDGAHPPGSGPPQTPDLSMGRGMPPAAGFQNVPPPQSNRPAPPPGPSLATPPPGLPARPPPSQAGYGGPQTFIPQGLNNGAGQQAPFPPQAPPPGFAPPPGFGPPGGAPGAPPGAPPALPAGFQQPGYGRGR; the protein is encoded by the exons ATGTCGGGCGCAAGGCATTG GGAGCAAGACAAGGAGGCTACGGTGTACATAGGAAATCTTGACGAGCGGGTATCAGACAGCCTGGTATGGGAGCTGATGCTGCAGGCCGGTCGCATCGTTAACGTCCATCTGCCCAAAGATCGCGTCACGCAGTTACACCAAGGCTATGGCTTCGTGGAGTTcatcagcgaggaggatgctgagTACGCTTCGCGCACCATGAACGGCATCCGGCTCTACGGCAAGCCCATCCGTGTGAACAAGGCCTCGGCCGACAAGCAGAAGTCCGTGGAGATTGGCGCAGAGCTCTTCGTGGGCAACCTCGACCCCATGGTCTCGGAGCAGGTGCTCTACGATACCTTCAGCCGCTTTGGCAATCTGCTCAACCTCCCCAAGATTGCGCGCGACGATAACAATCTGTCCAAGGGCTACGGCTTCGTATCATTTGCCGACTTCGAATCCTCCGacatggccattgccaatATGAATGGCCAGTACCTGATGAACAAGCAGTGCTCGGTTCAATACGCATACaagaaggatggcaaggGCGAGAGGCACGGTGATGAGGCTGAGCGCATGCTGGCGACGCAGGCTCGCAAACACAATGTCCGCCCTCCCACTCAGCAGGTGCCGCCGCCCCAGTTCGGGGCTCCTCCGGCACCTGTGATGGCGAACGGAGACGGCGCTCACCCACCGGGTTCCGGGCCACCCCAAACACCCGATCTCAGTATGGGCAGAGGAATGCCTCCCGCTGCGGGCTTTCAAAACGTCCCGCCTCCACAGTCCAATCGCCCTGCACCTCCACCGGGCCCATCACTGGCCACTCCGCCTCCCGGTCTTCCAGCCCGGCCTCCACCATCTCAAGCTGGCTATGGTGGCCCGCAGACCTTCATTCCGCAAGGCCTCAACAACGGTGCTGGGCAACAAGCACCTTTCCCACCGCAGGCCCCGCCTCCTGGGTTTGCGCCTCCTCCCGGTTTCGGCCCCCCTGGTGGTGCCCCCGGTGCTCCCCCCGGTGCTCCTCCCGCGTTGCCTGCCGGGTTTCAGCAACCGGGATATGGACGAGGACGGTGA